The Rufibacter sp. DG15C region CCGCTGTAGGGTATTATAACCTGAAAGACCTGGGCAAGCTTAACAAAAACAAGAACCTGTTAACGGTGATTGATTTTGGCAAACCAAGCCGCGAGAAGCGTCTTTGGATCATTGACCTAAACAAAAAGAAGGTGTTGTACCATAGCCTGGTAGCCCATGGTAGAGGTTCTGGAGATGACAGAGCCGTTAAGTTCTCAAACGTAGAGAATTCACATATGAGCAGCCTAGGTTTCTATGTTACCAAAAGCACGTATACTGGCAAACACGGACTTTCCTTGAAAATGGAAGGATTAGATAGAAACCACAATACCAACGCCTATCAGCGGGCTATTGTAGTACATGCAGCTGACTATGTGAGTGAGTCGTTTGTAAAGCAACATGGTAGACTTGGCAGAAGCCACGGTTGCCCGGCCTTGCCGCCAGACATCAACGCGCAAGTGGTGCAGTTAATCAAAGATGGCACGTGCCTATACATTGATGCGGCCCATGCCAATTACCAGTCAGCTTTCCTTAGCCCAGATAAAGCCATCAAAAGCTTTGAAGCTCAAATCATGCAGAGACAGGCAGAAATGCTTAGCAAATAAAGAAGTACCTGTGTAAGGGTATAAACTAAAAGAGGCCGGTTCTGTACAGAACCGGCCTCTTTTAGTTTATAGAAGGGTAAACCCTATGCGTGGTCTTTGGTGGCCTTTACCAAGCTAATACCGGTAAAGAAGAAAATCAATCCTACTACAAAGGGAACCGCCGCAGAGAATTTATTGACAGATACATCTCCTACAGATCCTCCGCCAGCTAAAAAGGCATAAGCACCCCATATAACGCCTACAATCCCTAGGATTGTCAAGATTGCGCCGAAAGTTCTTTTCAGGTTCATAGTTTCATTGTTTAGTGAATGGAAGCATTTAGACAGCTTCTTTGGCTTCTTACGTATGTGCAATAAAAATGATATAGAAAGTATGCTATATGCTTTAATTATTTTAGAAAGGACCCTTGCGGTAAATACGTAACCAACCTTCCAGAAACCCGTTCATCTGAGGAGTATGCGTTCATAGCATCAATCAGCTAAGAAGGTAGAATAAGCGTTCTCCCTTAATAAATTCCTAAAATGATAAGCTCTATTTAGATATGACATTGATATCCTGATTGACATGTTTTTTTTGGGTATTTATGGGTGAAACAGACTATAGTATCCAATAACCGGCGTGATTCAGCATAAAGGCATAACCACTGATGAGGAATTCGACTTAGGTTTACAAACGGATGCTTTTGCTTTGCCTTTCGGGCAGACATTTATTACAGCGGGTCTTTTAAAGCAACTTATTACCCGAAACAGAACAGACCATCAATGAATAATTTGCCAATGGCGTACTTTTCGGTTTCACTCAATAAATTCAAATCCGTTTTTGGCCTCTTTTCCAGAAAACAGGCCAAAAACGGCGTTCTTAATCTGTACCGTTTCCCAGCAAAATGAAGAAGATATTATTTGTAGTAAACCCCATTTCTGGAGACATAGATAAACAGGATCTGGAAGAAACCTTGAAGGGCTTCTGCCTTAACCAGAAGATTTCAGCTGAGTTTTATAAAACCACGGGTGAACAGGATGAGGAAAAGCTTAAGGAAAAGATAAATTCCTTTAAGCCAGAAGCCGTGGTAGCCGTGGGTGGAGACGGCACGGTTAGTTTAGTGGCCAAACAGATCATCAATACTAAAATTGCCTTAGCCATTATTCCGCAGGGTTCAGGCAACGGGTTGTCTAAAGATTTAGATATTCCGCAGACATTTGAGGAGGCCTTGCAGGTCTTGGTAGATAACCGGGTCAAAGCCATTGACACCTTAGACGTGAATGGCGAAGTATCCATCCATATCTGTGACATGGGCTTTAATGCCCTGGTGGTAAAACGATTCTGTGAAGGAGAAACCCGTGGTCCCGGTGCCTATGCCTGGATTGCCATGCAAGAATTCATGGGATATACTACCCATAGGTACATCATCAAATCAAAAGGGCAGGTGCTGTTTGAGGGAGAGGCGTTTATGGTAACGGTTACCAATGCAAAAGCCTTCGGGAGCAATGCTGCCATTAACCCTAATGGGATTATAAATGATGGCTGTTTTGAAGTTTGCGTCATGGAGCCTTTTCCAAAAACCTCCAGCTTGGGTATTCTTTACCGCCTGTACACAGACAGCATTGATGAATCTGTGTATACCCAACGGTTTAGCTGCCAGGAAGTCATCATAGAAAACTTGGACGATGCCCAAATTCAGATAGACGGAGAACCCATAGAACCAGTCAAGCAGCTTACCATTAAGGTGCAGCCACGCACGTTAAATGTATTATTGCCCAACCCTATTGAGCAGGAGAGTGCGTAGCCTGATAAATGCGCTTGTGGTAGGCTAAAATCGGTTCATCTCCCGTTAGGGCGGGCTCTAATACCCTAAGCCACACATCACCGTTCTGGTATTGGTCCAGCACCATAAAGCCCTTGTTCTCATGGGTAAATGATGCGCGTCCGCCTTTAGCCACAAAGTTGGTCTTGCTACCGGCTCCACTCACGGCAAAATGGCTGCCTTTCACTTTAAAGTACTGTAGGTTGTGGTCATGGCCTGCCACGTAAAAAAAGCCTGGGTATTTATGCAGCACCTTTAAAAGCTTTTTTCTAAACCTCCTGAACGGCGGGTAGGACATATCCTCGGCAGCGCCCACATATTTGCGGTAGAGCTGGTATAAGGTCCCAGAAATGGGCAGTGGTATCATGGCCCGCTTGTGCACAAAAGTCAATGGGAACAGATGCTGTTTCACGGTAAAATTACCCGCGTGCAAGGCATTGCTGTACAAGGGATGATGACCACAAATGACCACCATGCGATGGCGGTTAGCACCCAAAATTTCCTCTAGCTGTTTAAAGAAATCACTAGGCAGTTCTAAGGAGCAGCCAAACTTCTTGCCCAACGGCCTAAACCCTCTTTGCACCCACCACTGCGAGTTAATAATGACCAGTAAAAGCTGTTCGTTGATTTCCCTGGTGACGGGTCCCAGACAGCCATCCTTAGGCAGATAGGCTTCTTCATCTTGTAAAAAATCTAGGACAAATTTCTGCTGGCGCAGGAGGTAGGAGTGACCATCTTTTCTGCCTTTGTTCCAGTCATGGTTGCCCCCTAGATAAATGGCCTGGGTGGGATAGGCCTTTAAGAGCTCTAATTGATGGGTGAGCTTTAATACTGCCGGGGCATGGTGGCGATGACCTTCAGGAGGAAGGCCCACTGGGTAGACATTATCCCCTAAAAAAACGGCAGTGCTAGGAATGTTGCTTACCTCCTTCAGCCAGACGTCAAGGGTTTTAAGGACCGGATCATCATTCACAGACCCAGCGTTGCCAATGTCTCCAACCAAGGCAATGGAATGGATTCTCTCTTGAGCAGGTGGGGCCTGTTGCGTGCGCCAGCCTATGTCTGTCAAGGTGTAGAAGGGCTTTTTTCTGTATTTGCGCTCCCGCCAGTAGGACCGGAGTAACCAGATGGCAGTAGCAGCAAGAAATAGAATAAGCACAAGGTAGTAGGGCATGGCACGTAGCAAGGTATCTTCTTACAGTGTACTCGCTAGCGCTTTTAAAAGTTAGGCGGAAGCAAGTGTTTAAAGTGCCCGTTCAGCTTAACGCGTTCTTTTAATTGCTCGGTCTCCAGGATGATGGGTAGAATATTGGTGAGGTGGTCCAGGATCATGTCAAACCGCTCCTCCTCCGTAGGGCAGATCAATAGTTGGTATTCCTGCTCAATGGACAGGCCCAAATGATGCGCAATGTCAAAAGACTTAAAGTCCGGGGCCAGGGTCAGCA contains the following coding sequences:
- a CDS encoding metallophosphoesterase, which translates into the protein MPYYLVLILFLAATAIWLLRSYWRERKYRKKPFYTLTDIGWRTQQAPPAQERIHSIALVGDIGNAGSVNDDPVLKTLDVWLKEVSNIPSTAVFLGDNVYPVGLPPEGHRHHAPAVLKLTHQLELLKAYPTQAIYLGGNHDWNKGRKDGHSYLLRQQKFVLDFLQDEEAYLPKDGCLGPVTREINEQLLLVIINSQWWVQRGFRPLGKKFGCSLELPSDFFKQLEEILGANRHRMVVICGHHPLYSNALHAGNFTVKQHLFPLTFVHKRAMIPLPISGTLYQLYRKYVGAAEDMSYPPFRRFRKKLLKVLHKYPGFFYVAGHDHNLQYFKVKGSHFAVSGAGSKTNFVAKGGRASFTHENKGFMVLDQYQNGDVWLRVLEPALTGDEPILAYHKRIYQATHSPAQ
- a CDS encoding murein L,D-transpeptidase catalytic domain family protein — translated: MNRIILALASLSILSFVSPATSDPSKYRGIPATAPVVKASVAADGKKDASFDKFLEELYDDADLKQADLSFDVFKRAAVGYYNLKDLGKLNKNKNLLTVIDFGKPSREKRLWIIDLNKKKVLYHSLVAHGRGSGDDRAVKFSNVENSHMSSLGFYVTKSTYTGKHGLSLKMEGLDRNHNTNAYQRAIVVHAADYVSESFVKQHGRLGRSHGCPALPPDINAQVVQLIKDGTCLYIDAAHANYQSAFLSPDKAIKSFEAQIMQRQAEMLSK
- a CDS encoding diacylglycerol kinase family protein — translated: MKKILFVVNPISGDIDKQDLEETLKGFCLNQKISAEFYKTTGEQDEEKLKEKINSFKPEAVVAVGGDGTVSLVAKQIINTKIALAIIPQGSGNGLSKDLDIPQTFEEALQVLVDNRVKAIDTLDVNGEVSIHICDMGFNALVVKRFCEGETRGPGAYAWIAMQEFMGYTTHRYIIKSKGQVLFEGEAFMVTVTNAKAFGSNAAINPNGIINDGCFEVCVMEPFPKTSSLGILYRLYTDSIDESVYTQRFSCQEVIIENLDDAQIQIDGEPIEPVKQLTIKVQPRTLNVLLPNPIEQESA